In one window of Xiphophorus hellerii strain 12219 chromosome 23, Xiphophorus_hellerii-4.1, whole genome shotgun sequence DNA:
- the pola2 gene encoding LOW QUALITY PROTEIN: DNA polymerase alpha subunit B (The sequence of the model RefSeq protein was modified relative to this genomic sequence to represent the inferred CDS: deleted 1 base in 1 codon), whose amino-acid sequence MALVTTDKLKAELETFEITCKDDSVLDQMVELCICNRIDTEQMLFEWLAYSTTKDGLDLTLDNLEHFEHEFLNKKSKSKSSSWKDESYNRTRDIHSLEELIKAEEEEENLLDSYSTPGKVSSSQKRVLSTPEHPQSKRTTALLTSPGLLLSPANFSPSVTSSQKYSQRGGKGEVVVSFGAVQGARWTGRKDPGAGVQVNLLGQPEESLCSGYKYMFQRLRDVRNVLSEKIEEMGEKLRSHFSIEELSAISLPAQDSITVLGQICCDSNGKLNAQSVLLEAGPEHGGQLVPVDLSELKQYSLFPGQVVLMEGMNTTGRKLVASKLYEGVPLPFYSTSAKMETNEVVEPLNILVACGPYTPSDSLTFDPLIDLINVIVRDRPDVCLLFGPFVDSKHEQIEKAKVTETFETIFYRCIDSIVDGTKSVGCQLVFVPAQRDIHHEFIYPQPPFTLPNLIKDQAQRVTLVPDPCTLLIDGVTFGLTSSDILFHMGAEEISCGTSSDRFSRILNHMLTQRSYYPLYPPAEEVNMDYEKFQIHGQMLVTPDILVAPSELRYFVKDVAGCVCVNPGRLTKGQVGGTYGRLLIQRSAAPEDGKRESSCLTAQVVKI is encoded by the exons atggcGCTTGTAACCACAGACAAGTTAAAGGCAGAGCTGGAAACCTTCGAGATTACCTGCAAAGATGACTCTGTCCTT GACCAGA TGGTTGAACTGTGCATCTGCAACAGGATAGACACAGAGCAGATGCTGTTTGAGTGGCTTGCCTACAGCACCACAAAGGATGGACTAGATCTCACCCTGGACAACCTGGAGCACTTTGAGCATGAg tttTTGAACAAGAAGAGTAAATCCAAATCGAGTTCCTGGAAAGACGAGAGTTATAACCGAACCAGAGACATTCATTCGTTGGAGGAACT AATAAAagctgaagaagaggaggagaatcTCTTAGACTCTTACTCCACTCCCGGGAAGGTGAGCT CTTCTCAGAAACGAGTGCTCTCCACTCCAGAGCATCCTCAGTCCAAACGGACCACCGCTCTGCTGACCAGTCCGGGTCTCCTGCTGTCTCCAGCTAACTTTTCCCCCAG TGTGACATCTTCACAGAAGTACAGCCAGCGAGGCGGTAAGGGGGAGGTGGTGGTTTCGTTTGGAGCTGTGCAGGGCGCGCGCTGGACGGGCCGGAAAGACCCGGGCGCAGGCGTCCAGGTGAATCTTCTGGGGCAGCCCGAAGAATCCCTCTGCAGCGGCTACAAATACATGTTCCAAAGGCTGCGGGATGTTCGAAATG ttTTGTCAGAGAAGATTGAAGAGATGGGAGAAAAGCTGAGGTCTCACTTCAGCATCGAAGAGTTGTCAGCCATCTCACTGCCTGCTCAG GACAGCATAACTGTGTTGGGTCAGATTTGCTGCGACAGTAACGGCAAACTGAATGCCCAGTCGGTTCTGCTGGAGGCGGGACCAGAACACGGCGGCCAGCTGGTGCCCGTCGACCTGTCTGAGCTCAAACAGTATTCTCTGTTTCCTGGTCAG gtgGTGCTGATGGAGGGAATGAAcacaacaggaagaaaacttGTGGCCTCCAAGCTTTATGAG GGagttcctcttcctttttactCCACCAGTGCAAAGATGGAGACCAATGAAG TGGTGGAGCCGTTAAACATTCTTGTGGCCTGTGGACCATACACGCCCTCTGAtagcctgacctttgaccctctgATAGACCTGATCAATGTCATTGTCAGGGATCGTCCTGATGTCTGCCTGCTG TTTGGTCCTTTTGTGGATTCCAAACATGAACAGATCGAG AAAGCCAAGGTGACTGAGACGTTTGAGACAATTTTCTACCGCTGCATCGACAGCATTGTAGATGGAACCAAAAG TGTCGGCTGTCAGCTGGTGTTTGTCCCGGCCCAGAGAGACATCCACCACGAATTCATCTACCCACAGCCTCCCTTCACCCTGCCGAACCTCATCAAGGACCAGGCCCAG CGGGTCACCCTGGTTCCTGACCCCTGCACCCTGCTGATCGACGGAGTGACTTTTGGCCTGACGTCTTCTGACATCCTGTTCCACATGGGAGCAGAGGAGATCAGCTG CGGCACTAGTTCGGACCGATTCTCCCGCATCCTAAACCACATGCTGACTCAGAGGAG TTACTACCCCCTGTACCCACCCGCCGAGGAGGTGAACATGGATTACGAGAAGTTCCAGATTCACGGTCAGATGTTGGTCACACCAGATATTCTCGTTGCTCCCTCTGAGCTGCGTTACTTCGTGAAG GATGTGGCGGGTTGTGTGTGCGTGAATCCTGGACGGCTCACCAAAGGCCAGGTGGGAGGAACGTACGGCAGGCTGCTCATCCAACGCAGCGCCGCACCCGAAGACGGCAAGCGAGAGAGCTCATGTTTAACCGCTCAGGTTGTGAAAATATGA
- the LOC116714826 gene encoding nucleolin — translation MEYERYLEENLHCWQQQLQEKTEASHKKRMEDCLKTYLQHSKDQVSTATVGEPLISQDPSIKAPNVDAPQTFPTEGSSAYSRDRSSCHPHQESSWLTQAGMPPRFLQTPFQSQSLSPFPPPSFPYPHPLLLQHLTFPFDHRQLWVSSEAAGRPPEHYNHLCSDGIAAGSAGQLHTEEPPASSASQIVERENETSAANSKRVRGGGGGRCLSSELDIKPVRLSSGHVESSESGRDSSLTSREKKKREKKGRTEASSSESERSGSQRSSRTSSEVVAASGAVALDSGTNCSSEEGGTASRRRSERGRGVNNGSPPSEKEAEELSRSEEEEQTDSLSEKTRSPTQDNKSGSCRGDDDLAKSENRDDEEVYSSEQSIAEEKDEEEGKKNQRCGDEENEKEVKSKEGGDVEEDDEESNDEVPLNRNQKEDKDVEEDEDQSEKLENEDRDDGEEGL, via the exons atggaGTACGAGCGGTACCTGGAGGAAAACCTCCACTgctggcagcagcagcttcaggagAAAACTGAGGCCTCTCACAAGAAG AGAATGGAAGATTGTTTGAAGACTTATCTACAGCACAGTAAAGATCAAGTCTCAACAGCAACAGTTGGTGAGCCTCTGATTTCAcaag ATCCTTCCATAAAGGCTCCAAACGTTGATGCTCCTCAAACGTTTCCCACCGAAGGAAGCTCTGCTTATAGCCGAGATCGTTCCTCCTGTCATCCCCATCAGGAGTCTTCCTGGTTAACCCAAGCAGGCATGCCTCCACGGTTCCTCCAAACACCTTTTCAATCCCAGAGTCTCTCACCTTTCCCTCCACCCAGCTTCCCATATCCTCACCCACTTCTGCTGCAACACCTCACCTTCCCATTCGATCACCGTCAGCTGTGGGTCAGCTCTGAAGCTGCAGGCCGCCCTCCTGAACACTACAATCACCTCTGCTCTGACGGGATCGCTGCGGGATCTGCAGGTCAGCTCCACACCGAGGAACCGCCAGCGTCGAGTGCTTCTCAAATTGTAGAGCGAGAAAATGAGACGAGCGCAGCAAATTCAAAGAGGGTGAGAGGTGGTGGAGGCGGAAGGTGTTTGTCCTCTGAGCTCGACATTAAACCAG TCCGTCTCTCTAGCGGACATGTGGAAAGCAGTGAGAGCGGCAGAGACTCCAGTTTGACcagcagagaaaagaagaaaagagagaagaaaggaagaacagaGGCTTCGTCCTCAGAGTCAGAAAGATCTGGTTCTCAGAG GTCATCCAGGACTTCCAGTGAGGTCGTCGCTGCCTCCGGCGCCGTCGCCCTGGACTCAGGAACAAACTGCTCCTCTGAGGAAGGAGGCACAGCAAGCAGGAGGAGGTCAGAGCGAGGCAGGGGGGTCAATAATGGGTCACCGCCATCCGAGAAGGAGGCAGAAGAGCTTAGCaggagtgaggaagaggagcagactGATAGCTTGAGTGAAAAAACGAGAAGTCCAACTCAAGACAATAAATCAGGAAGCTGTAGAGGAGATGATGATCtagcaaaaagtgaaaatagaGATGATGAGGAAGTTTACAGCTCCGAGCAAAGCATTGCAGAAGAAAAGGATgaagaagaaggaaagaaaaaccaaagatGTGGAGATGAAGAGAACGAGAAGGAGGTGAAAAGTAAAGAGGGCGGTGATGTTGAGGAAGACGATGAGGAGAGCAACGATGAGGTTCCTCTAAATAGGAATCAAAAGGAGGATAAGGATGTGGAAGAAGACGAAGATCAGTCAGAAAAACTGGAGAACGAAGACAGAGACGACGGGGAGGAAGGACTCTGA